A window of Vibrio ishigakensis contains these coding sequences:
- a CDS encoding SPOR domain-containing protein, producing the protein MAKGIGVLAVLVASILSFGAQAGQYLCSATQSSYEKPAELGEECPVGNALWGNSKPKHKNSTFWIQCGLFPEGLTMGQVETLYPNVSASIWNKQEKKGMRCLIGPYDDFSQVRLELTQLKTVTGFESAFIREVRK; encoded by the coding sequence ATGGCAAAGGGTATTGGTGTTCTAGCAGTCTTGGTAGCAAGCATCTTGAGTTTTGGGGCTCAGGCTGGTCAATATCTTTGCTCGGCCACTCAATCTTCCTATGAGAAGCCCGCAGAACTTGGTGAAGAGTGCCCAGTAGGGAATGCACTATGGGGCAATAGCAAACCCAAGCATAAAAATTCTACCTTCTGGATCCAGTGTGGTCTATTCCCTGAAGGTCTCACCATGGGGCAGGTCGAAACCCTTTATCCTAATGTGTCAGCATCGATCTGGAACAAGCAGGAGAAAAAGGGCATGCGATGCCTTATCGGTCCCTACGATGACTTCTCCCAAGTTCGTCTTGAGTTAACCCAACTAAAAACAGTGACTGGTTTTGAGAGTGCGTTTATTAGGGAAGTGCGCAAATAA
- a CDS encoding metallophosphoesterase: MGIQKLKKQALALSIAGLASQAVFAEAPGIERADVDLGDNFKIAILPDTQYLTFNYPEIFTKQTEWLAANAAKEDIQFVIHVGDIVQKGQNEWEWEHANESMKVLDDAGIPYSTTIGNHDIDKTASSWELVNADNFIKHYGPHRFEGRDDFLGASEDGLVTAFRFSATGRDFLILNMSIDPTEEHLDWGRAILRSYPNLPTILVTHRLVGENGDLGFTNNVFSGFETKDPIQMWEEFIKHEDQIFMTINGHSSPAPSNGAYNIVRTNANGLPVNQILVDYQNLYEDDETCSDVYPENCGEKSGKGYLRIMNIDMANNTISHRSYSPHIDELEGDGDYTTGEEGFFLDKWNHFDDYINFAQRFGETEPTEIEQVDIQIEYDDPEEFGGNKWLTKTETTLPAGTYETITAKASPEVNSLKGVELEWNIENLSRANENVVELIESPSSNEVQIKALNPGVALITAEAQGSESEPIKVTVTEPVNNIYALKVLNENNQAFAEPGETVSFDLEMSSLQQVQDVELKFTIHTKTIEDDKVEVTDSVYADTAFIEGLNGFSVLDYSYEPIVDAEDPELGARVEMTVNLQCVEGSCTSDMTKESIASISFETNPEVSTGKASKDDSYTEIEITSLSVNNQQTLEQTPTYAMEIKDRVAFKSVYPFGDVAGGATAGEFISDTKIDLADLAMVQRFMGSNSSLGDDYWRHIRWGSSRADVNGDEVIDMKDFYTIYQELDMHK; encoded by the coding sequence ATGGGCATACAAAAACTTAAGAAACAGGCACTGGCGCTTTCGATTGCTGGACTTGCCTCTCAGGCTGTTTTTGCTGAGGCTCCGGGAATAGAAAGAGCGGACGTGGACCTTGGTGATAACTTTAAGATTGCGATCCTACCGGACACGCAATACCTCACCTTTAACTACCCAGAGATATTTACTAAGCAGACTGAGTGGTTGGCCGCCAATGCAGCCAAAGAGGATATTCAGTTTGTTATTCATGTGGGCGATATCGTCCAGAAAGGCCAGAACGAGTGGGAGTGGGAGCACGCCAACGAGTCGATGAAAGTGTTGGATGATGCTGGTATCCCTTACAGCACCACGATTGGTAACCACGACATTGATAAAACGGCTTCTTCTTGGGAGTTGGTCAATGCCGATAATTTTATAAAGCACTACGGACCACACCGCTTCGAGGGTCGTGATGATTTCTTGGGTGCTTCAGAAGATGGACTGGTAACGGCATTTAGGTTTTCTGCTACGGGTCGTGACTTCCTTATTTTGAATATGTCTATCGACCCAACCGAAGAGCACTTGGATTGGGGGCGGGCTATCCTGCGCAGCTATCCGAACTTGCCTACCATTCTCGTGACTCATCGATTAGTGGGCGAGAATGGCGACCTAGGCTTTACCAACAATGTTTTCTCTGGCTTTGAAACCAAAGACCCTATCCAGATGTGGGAAGAGTTTATTAAACACGAAGACCAGATCTTTATGACTATCAATGGTCACTCCTCTCCAGCGCCATCCAATGGTGCGTACAACATAGTGAGAACCAATGCCAATGGCCTCCCGGTAAATCAGATTCTAGTCGACTACCAAAATCTCTATGAAGACGACGAGACCTGCAGTGATGTCTACCCAGAAAACTGTGGAGAGAAAAGTGGCAAAGGCTATCTGCGTATCATGAATATTGATATGGCGAACAACACCATCTCTCACAGGTCTTACTCACCCCATATCGATGAACTAGAAGGTGATGGTGATTACACTACTGGTGAGGAAGGCTTCTTCCTCGATAAGTGGAATCACTTCGATGATTACATCAATTTCGCTCAAAGATTTGGAGAGACTGAACCAACCGAGATAGAGCAGGTAGACATTCAAATTGAATACGATGATCCAGAAGAGTTTGGCGGTAACAAATGGCTGACTAAGACTGAGACAACTTTGCCTGCAGGCACTTACGAAACCATCACCGCTAAGGCTTCCCCTGAGGTGAATTCTCTTAAAGGTGTTGAGCTTGAGTGGAATATCGAAAATTTAAGCCGTGCAAATGAGAATGTTGTAGAACTGATTGAGAGCCCATCTAGCAACGAGGTACAGATTAAGGCTCTTAATCCTGGTGTTGCTCTTATTACGGCTGAAGCTCAAGGTTCTGAATCTGAACCGATAAAGGTTACGGTTACTGAGCCAGTAAACAACATCTATGCGCTTAAAGTTCTAAATGAGAACAATCAGGCTTTTGCAGAGCCAGGAGAGACAGTCTCATTTGATCTAGAAATGTCATCGCTACAGCAAGTTCAAGATGTGGAACTGAAATTTACCATTCATACCAAAACCATCGAGGACGATAAGGTTGAGGTGACAGACAGCGTTTATGCAGATACTGCATTTATCGAAGGACTGAATGGCTTCAGTGTATTGGATTACTCTTATGAGCCTATTGTTGATGCTGAAGACCCTGAGCTAGGGGCAAGAGTAGAGATGACTGTGAATCTTCAGTGTGTGGAGGGTTCTTGTACATCAGATATGACTAAAGAATCCATTGCAAGCATCAGCTTTGAAACCAACCCAGAGGTATCAACCGGTAAAGCGAGTAAAGATGACTCTTACACCGAGATCGAAATTACTAGCCTGTCAGTAAACAATCAGCAGACTCTAGAGCAAACGCCTACCTATGCCATGGAAATCAAAGATAGAGTGGCGTTTAAATCAGTCTACCCATTTGGAGATGTGGCTGGTGGAGCGACTGCTGGCGAGTTTATTAGCGATACCAAAATTGACCTTGCTGACCTAGCTATGGTGCAAAGATTTATGGGTTCAAACTCAAGCCTTGGGGATGACTACTGGCGCCATATCCGCTGGGGTTCTTCTCGAGCTGATGTTAATGGGGATGAAGTTATCGATATGAAAGATTTCTATACCATTTATCAAGAACTAGACATGCACAAATAA
- a CDS encoding Ig-like domain-containing protein: MLTKNKLLFALLATCFALAGCDDESAAEVSQGNISLNVEEAWDAEKNVTYDVIASNAGDPGKINWSVSDTSVLEISSIEQGGSAIRVKALDYGSATITASISNGNTIESVVTVEGLSENVFAVKPSSTAQSTQSAEGDSFASFALTMPHSSGVLNAKVAFEVEASSLDTANSTVTGHGMFQALENDLGEQIVWTGSDGDKQQGYVILYAVSEELGDLFYGVPAQEELTLGTINFKVSNEDVALTITSVEVAGVNELLNVHQYEPPLVTDTASVSTN, translated from the coding sequence ATGTTGACTAAAAATAAACTGCTGTTTGCTCTGCTTGCTACGTGTTTTGCTCTAGCGGGCTGTGATGATGAATCTGCTGCTGAGGTTTCACAGGGGAATATCTCTTTAAATGTTGAAGAGGCTTGGGATGCTGAGAAAAACGTGACCTATGATGTCATTGCGAGCAATGCGGGAGACCCAGGTAAGATAAATTGGTCTGTTAGCGATACCTCTGTGCTAGAGATAAGCTCGATCGAGCAAGGCGGTTCAGCAATCAGAGTGAAAGCACTCGACTATGGCAGCGCAACCATTACGGCGAGTATTAGCAATGGAAATACCATAGAGTCGGTAGTTACTGTCGAGGGCTTATCTGAGAACGTATTTGCGGTGAAACCATCATCAACTGCTCAATCAACTCAGTCTGCTGAAGGAGACAGTTTCGCTAGTTTTGCCCTTACTATGCCTCACAGCAGTGGTGTATTAAATGCCAAGGTGGCTTTTGAGGTAGAGGCGAGTTCCCTCGACACTGCAAATTCAACCGTAACGGGTCATGGGATGTTCCAAGCATTGGAAAATGACCTTGGTGAGCAGATTGTCTGGACCGGCTCTGATGGTGATAAGCAACAGGGCTATGTGATCCTTTACGCGGTTAGTGAAGAGTTAGGAGACCTATTCTACGGAGTTCCAGCGCAAGAGGAACTGACGCTAGGTACGATTAACTTTAAGGTTTCTAATGAAGATGTTGCTCTTACTATCACTAGCGTAGAAGTAGCGGGTGTGAATGAACTTCTTAACGTTCATCAGTATGAACCTCCTTTAGTTACAGATACAGCATCGGTATCAACCAACTAG
- the gorA gene encoding glutathione-disulfide reductase has protein sequence MATHFDYICIGGGSGGIASANRAAMYGAKVALIEAKDLGGTCVNVGCVPKKVMWHGAQVAEAMNLYAEDYGFDVDVKGFNWSTLVESRQAYIGRIHQSYDRVLGNNKVEVIKGFAKFVDAKTVEVNGEHYTADHILIAVGGRPTIPNIPGAEHGIDSNGFFDLTEQPKRVAVVGAGYIAVEIAGVLSALGTQTDLFVRKESPLRSFDPMIIETLTEVMTAEGPTLHTHSVPKEVVKEEDGSLTLHLENGNSHNVDTLIWAIGRHPTTDAINLNATGVETTDRGYIKVDEYQQTNVDGIYCVGDIMEGGIELTPVAVKAGRQLSERLFNNKPDAKMDYKLVPTVVFSHPPIGTIGLTEQEAIAEFGEENVKVYTSSFTAMYTAVTKHRQPCKMKLVCAGDDEKVVGLHGIGYTVDEMIQGFGVAMKMGATKADFDSVVAIHPTGSEEFVTMR, from the coding sequence ATGGCAACTCATTTTGATTACATCTGTATTGGTGGCGGCAGTGGCGGCATCGCTTCTGCAAACCGAGCGGCTATGTATGGTGCTAAGGTAGCTTTGATTGAAGCGAAAGACCTTGGCGGTACCTGTGTGAACGTTGGCTGTGTGCCTAAAAAGGTAATGTGGCACGGCGCTCAGGTAGCTGAGGCGATGAACCTATACGCTGAAGACTACGGCTTTGATGTGGATGTAAAAGGCTTCAACTGGTCTACCCTAGTGGAAAGCCGTCAGGCTTATATCGGCCGTATCCACCAGTCTTATGACCGTGTGCTAGGCAACAACAAGGTTGAGGTAATCAAGGGCTTTGCTAAATTCGTTGACGCGAAAACCGTTGAAGTAAATGGCGAGCATTACACCGCTGACCATATCCTTATCGCCGTTGGCGGTCGCCCAACTATCCCAAATATCCCTGGTGCTGAACACGGTATCGATTCGAACGGTTTCTTCGACCTAACCGAGCAACCTAAGCGTGTTGCGGTTGTTGGTGCGGGCTACATCGCGGTTGAGATCGCCGGCGTTCTAAGTGCACTTGGTACTCAAACCGACCTATTCGTGCGTAAAGAGTCTCCACTTCGTAGCTTTGACCCTATGATCATCGAGACCCTTACTGAAGTAATGACGGCTGAAGGTCCAACCCTTCACACTCACTCCGTACCAAAAGAGGTAGTGAAAGAGGAAGATGGCAGCCTAACTCTGCACCTTGAGAACGGCAACAGCCACAACGTTGATACCCTAATCTGGGCTATCGGTCGTCACCCAACCACAGACGCGATCAACCTAAATGCGACAGGTGTAGAAACCACTGACCGTGGCTACATCAAGGTAGACGAGTATCAACAAACTAACGTTGACGGTATCTACTGCGTAGGTGACATCATGGAAGGCGGCATCGAACTAACGCCAGTTGCAGTTAAAGCGGGTCGTCAGCTTTCTGAGCGTCTATTCAACAACAAACCAGACGCTAAGATGGACTACAAGCTAGTCCCGACTGTGGTATTCAGCCACCCACCAATCGGCACTATCGGTCTGACTGAACAAGAAGCAATTGCAGAGTTTGGCGAAGAAAACGTTAAGGTGTACACCTCTAGCTTCACTGCCATGTACACTGCAGTAACTAAGCACCGTCAACCTTGTAAGATGAAGCTAGTATGTGCCGGCGACGACGAGAAGGTTGTTGGCCTACACGGTATCGGCTACACAGTTGATGAGATGATCCAAGGCTTTGGTGTTGCTATGAAGATGGGCGCAACTAAAGCTGACTTCGACTCTGTTGTGGCTATCCACCCAACGGGCTCAGAAGAGTTTGTTACCATGCGTTAA
- a CDS encoding 23S rRNA (adenine(2030)-N(6))-methyltransferase RlmJ, whose translation MLSYRHSFHAGNHADVVKHIVQSLILDALKQKDKPFVYHDTHSGVGRYDLTHEWSEKTGEYKQGIAKIWQQAMPEELTSYLDSIRTLNQGEDLRYYPGSPRVARAQLRKQDRMVLTELHPSDFPLLEQEFHRDRQVRIYKEDGFKRLKASLPPQERRGLVLIDPPYELAKEYRDVVNAIAQSYKRWATGIYAIWYPVVNRYDIDDMLEGLEGLGIKKILQIELGVSPDTNERGMTASGMIVINPPWKLESQMKEILPLLKQAIAPSTGHFKVEWVVPE comes from the coding sequence GTGCTCAGTTATCGCCACAGCTTTCATGCTGGCAACCATGCAGACGTTGTTAAACACATAGTTCAAAGTCTAATCCTAGATGCGCTAAAGCAAAAGGATAAGCCCTTTGTATATCACGATACCCATTCGGGTGTGGGTCGCTATGACCTAACCCATGAATGGTCTGAAAAAACCGGTGAATACAAGCAAGGTATCGCTAAGATCTGGCAACAAGCTATGCCAGAAGAGCTAACCAGCTATCTAGACTCTATTCGCACCCTAAACCAAGGCGAAGACCTAAGATACTATCCTGGCTCTCCACGCGTTGCGCGTGCACAGCTACGCAAGCAAGACCGCATGGTTTTAACTGAGCTGCACCCGAGTGATTTCCCACTTCTTGAGCAAGAGTTCCACCGTGACCGTCAGGTACGCATCTACAAAGAAGATGGCTTTAAGCGCCTAAAGGCGAGCCTTCCACCTCAAGAGCGTCGAGGCCTGGTACTTATCGACCCACCGTATGAGCTAGCCAAAGAATACCGCGATGTTGTAAATGCCATTGCACAAAGTTACAAACGCTGGGCTACGGGCATCTATGCGATTTGGTATCCTGTGGTGAATCGCTACGATATCGATGACATGCTTGAGGGCCTCGAAGGCCTTGGCATTAAGAAGATTTTGCAGATTGAACTAGGGGTGTCCCCAGACACAAACGAACGCGGCATGACGGCATCTGGCATGATCGTCATCAACCCGCCATGGAAGCTAGAAAGCCAAATGAAAGAGATTCTGCCATTGCTTAAGCAAGCAATCGCACCTTCAACTGGTCACTTCAAGGTTGAATGGGTTGTACCTGAGTAA
- the prlC gene encoding oligopeptidase A gives MPNPLLDFTDLPPFSDIKPEHVKPAVEKAIADCRHKIDLVLEGNENPTWDNICLPIDETDSVLSRLWSPVSHLNSVANSEELREAYESCLPLLSEFSTWVGQHKGLYEAYKTIKNSGEFERLSQAKQKSITDALRDFELSGIGLPADEQHRYGEISKRLSELASKFSNNVLDATMGWSKHITDVSELSGMPESALEAAKAAAEAKELEGYLLTLEMPSYIPVLTYCDNQELRREMYEAYNTRASDRGPNAGQWDNSEIMAEQLKLRHEIARMLGFSNYSERSIATKMAESTEQVLGFLNDLATKAKAQGEREVEELALFAHAEYDVHELNLWDIAYYSEKQKQSLFSISDEDLRPYFPEDKVISGLFEVLKRVFGMTVQERKGVDVWHESVRFFDIYNPQGEVRGSFYLDLYAREHKRGGAWMDECRVRRTTIDGTLETPVAYLTCNFNKPVGDKPALFTHNEVTTLFHEFGHGIHHMLTQIDVSSVSGINGVPWDAVELPSQFLENWCWEEEALAFISGHFETGEPLPKEMLEKMLAAKNFQSAMFILRQLEFGLFDFTLHTEFDPEIGARVLETLAEVKEKVAVLPSLEWNRFSHAFSHIFAGGYSAGYYSYLWAEVLSSDAFSRFEEEGIFNETTGKSFLNNILEMGGSEEPMELFKRFRGREPEIDALLRHSGISA, from the coding sequence ATGCCTAACCCGTTGCTTGATTTTACTGATTTACCTCCGTTTTCGGACATTAAGCCTGAGCATGTTAAGCCTGCCGTGGAAAAGGCAATCGCAGACTGCCGTCATAAGATTGACCTGGTTCTAGAAGGGAATGAAAATCCAACTTGGGACAACATCTGCTTGCCTATCGATGAAACCGATTCGGTTCTTTCTCGCCTTTGGTCTCCTGTGAGCCATTTGAACTCGGTTGCTAACAGTGAAGAACTTCGTGAAGCGTACGAGAGCTGCTTGCCACTACTGTCTGAGTTCAGCACTTGGGTTGGTCAGCACAAGGGATTGTACGAAGCCTATAAGACCATCAAGAACTCTGGTGAGTTTGAGCGTCTGTCTCAGGCTAAGCAAAAATCTATTACCGATGCACTGCGTGATTTCGAGCTATCTGGTATTGGTCTACCTGCAGATGAACAGCACAGATACGGTGAGATCAGTAAGCGACTCTCCGAGCTTGCGTCTAAGTTCTCAAACAACGTTCTTGATGCCACCATGGGTTGGTCAAAGCACATCACAGATGTATCTGAGCTTTCAGGTATGCCAGAGTCTGCACTAGAGGCAGCTAAAGCGGCGGCTGAGGCGAAAGAGCTTGAGGGTTATCTACTAACACTAGAGATGCCTTCGTATATTCCAGTATTAACTTACTGTGACAATCAAGAACTGCGCCGTGAGATGTATGAAGCGTACAACACCCGTGCGTCTGATCGTGGTCCAAATGCTGGTCAGTGGGATAACTCAGAGATCATGGCTGAGCAGCTTAAGCTTCGTCATGAGATTGCGCGTATGTTGGGCTTCTCTAACTACAGTGAACGTTCCATTGCCACTAAGATGGCAGAGTCTACCGAGCAGGTACTTGGTTTCCTAAATGACCTAGCAACCAAGGCCAAAGCACAAGGTGAGCGCGAGGTTGAAGAGCTAGCACTGTTTGCCCATGCGGAGTATGACGTTCATGAATTAAACCTATGGGACATTGCTTACTACAGTGAAAAGCAGAAGCAGAGTCTATTCAGCATCTCTGACGAAGACCTGCGCCCATACTTCCCTGAAGATAAAGTGATTTCTGGTCTATTCGAGGTGCTTAAGCGCGTCTTTGGTATGACAGTACAAGAGCGCAAGGGTGTGGATGTATGGCACGAATCTGTGCGCTTCTTTGATATCTACAACCCGCAGGGAGAAGTTCGTGGTAGCTTCTATCTTGATTTGTATGCCCGTGAACACAAGCGTGGTGGTGCATGGATGGATGAGTGCCGAGTACGTCGTACCACCATCGATGGCACGCTAGAAACGCCAGTGGCGTATCTAACCTGTAACTTCAACAAGCCAGTGGGTGACAAGCCTGCGCTGTTTACTCACAACGAAGTAACCACTCTGTTCCATGAATTTGGCCATGGTATCCACCACATGCTGACCCAGATCGATGTGTCTTCAGTGTCTGGTATCAATGGCGTGCCGTGGGATGCGGTTGAATTGCCAAGTCAGTTCCTAGAAAACTGGTGTTGGGAAGAAGAGGCGCTAGCCTTTATTTCGGGTCACTTCGAAACCGGTGAGCCACTTCCGAAAGAAATGCTCGAGAAAATGCTAGCAGCGAAAAACTTCCAGTCGGCGATGTTTATCCTGCGTCAGCTAGAATTCGGATTGTTTGACTTCACTCTGCATACCGAATTCGATCCAGAGATAGGTGCTCGCGTTCTTGAGACACTGGCTGAGGTGAAAGAGAAGGTAGCCGTTCTTCCTAGCCTAGAGTGGAACCGTTTCTCCCACGCATTTAGCCATATTTTTGCTGGTGGCTACAGCGCGGGTTACTACAGTTATCTTTGGGCTGAGGTGCTGTCTTCAGATGCGTTCTCTCGCTTTGAGGAAGAGGGCATCTTCAACGAGACTACAGGTAAGAGTTTCCTCAACAACATCCTTGAGATGGGTGGCAGTGAGGAGCCTATGGAGCTATTCAAACGCTTCCGTGGCCGTGAGCCAGAGATCGATGCCTTGCTTCGACACTCAGGCATCAGCGCCTAA
- the asnC gene encoding transcriptional regulator AsnC — protein MNPTPLLDQLDKDILKTLMIDARTPYAEMAKQFHVSPATVHVRIEKMKGAGVIEGTEVVVNTKMLGYDVCCFIGINLNAAKDYHSALEKLNALDEVVEAYYTTGAYSIFVKLMCRSIEELQHVLINKLQAIDEVQSTETLISLQNPINRNVNP, from the coding sequence ATGAATCCAACACCTCTGCTCGATCAGTTGGACAAAGACATTCTAAAAACCTTGATGATAGATGCTCGCACTCCCTATGCAGAGATGGCGAAGCAGTTTCATGTCAGCCCAGCAACTGTGCATGTGCGCATTGAGAAGATGAAAGGAGCTGGAGTCATTGAAGGGACTGAGGTGGTCGTGAATACCAAGATGCTTGGCTACGACGTGTGTTGCTTTATCGGCATCAACCTCAACGCGGCTAAAGATTATCACTCGGCTCTAGAGAAGCTTAATGCCCTAGACGAAGTGGTTGAAGCTTATTACACCACAGGTGCCTACAGCATTTTCGTTAAGCTGATGTGCCGCAGTATTGAAGAGCTGCAACACGTGCTGATCAACAAACTTCAGGCTATCGATGAGGTGCAATCTACTGAAACCCTTATCTCGCTACAGAACCCAATCAACAGAAATGTGAACCCATAA
- a CDS encoding class I SAM-dependent methyltransferase, whose translation MQIQLLASQERQSELNELAERWGLKHDPESVFALVLEDKLELKKLDEPKLGSIFVDFAGGAVAHRRKFGGGKGQAIAKAAGLNKGVTPNVLDGTAGLGRDAFVLASLGCKVQMVERHPVVAALLDDGLKRAKSDPEIGTWVSERMSLLHASSLDALSKLAEDLGFVKPDVVYLDPMYPHPENKKKSALVKKEMRVFQHLVGADLDADGLLTPALELATKRVVVKRPDYANWLDEKKPSMAIETKKNRFDVYVKSAMDSQN comes from the coding sequence TTGCAGATTCAACTGTTGGCATCCCAAGAGCGTCAATCTGAGCTGAATGAATTGGCTGAGCGCTGGGGATTGAAGCACGACCCAGAGAGCGTTTTTGCCTTGGTTCTAGAAGATAAGCTTGAGCTGAAGAAGCTGGATGAACCTAAGCTGGGTTCTATCTTTGTTGATTTCGCTGGTGGCGCTGTGGCTCACCGTCGTAAATTCGGTGGCGGTAAAGGTCAGGCTATTGCCAAGGCCGCTGGCCTTAACAAGGGTGTGACTCCGAATGTGCTAGACGGCACCGCAGGCCTTGGCCGTGATGCTTTTGTTCTCGCTTCTCTTGGATGCAAGGTGCAGATGGTGGAGCGCCACCCTGTGGTTGCCGCTCTTCTTGATGATGGCCTTAAGCGCGCCAAGTCAGATCCTGAGATTGGTACTTGGGTGAGCGAACGAATGAGCCTTCTGCACGCCTCAAGCCTAGATGCGCTATCTAAACTGGCAGAAGATTTAGGGTTCGTGAAGCCTGATGTGGTCTATCTCGACCCTATGTATCCTCACCCAGAGAACAAAAAGAAAAGTGCTCTGGTAAAGAAAGAGATGCGCGTATTCCAGCACTTAGTGGGCGCTGATCTCGATGCTGATGGTTTGCTAACACCAGCCCTTGAGCTTGCAACCAAGCGGGTTGTGGTTAAGCGTCCCGATTATGCGAACTGGCTCGATGAGAAAAAACCTAGCATGGCTATAGAGACTAAAAAGAACCGCTTTGACGTGTATGTGAAGTCGGCCATGGATAGCCAAAATTAA
- a CDS encoding universal stress protein has protein sequence MSYQHIVVAVDLGDHSEYLVKRAANLAKAVGAELSLIHIDVNYNNIYAGLIDVNLVDNQAAVTKHSTDKLQTLAEHVDYPIANVMVGRGDLAEELSDAIKKQGFDLVVCGHHHDFWGKLLSNTRHLVHDMPIDLLVVPLD, from the coding sequence ATGAGCTATCAACACATAGTAGTCGCTGTAGACCTAGGCGATCACAGTGAATATCTAGTAAAGAGAGCAGCCAACCTAGCCAAAGCGGTGGGTGCTGAACTTTCTCTGATCCATATCGATGTAAATTACAACAACATCTACGCTGGACTTATCGATGTAAACCTTGTAGATAATCAGGCTGCAGTGACCAAGCACTCGACCGATAAACTACAGACCTTGGCTGAGCATGTAGATTATCCAATCGCTAACGTTATGGTTGGACGAGGAGACTTAGCAGAAGAGTTGTCAGATGCTATTAAGAAGCAGGGCTTCGACCTAGTTGTATGTGGTCACCACCACGACTTCTGGGGCAAGTTGCTGTCGAACACTAGGCATTTGGTACACGATATGCCAATCGATCTTTTGGTTGTACCGCTCGATTAA
- the ftnA gene encoding non-heme ferritin, with the protein MLAQEMVDKLNEQINLEFFSSNLYLQMSAWCEDKGFEGAAEFMRKHATEEMEHMQRLFTYVSETGSMPILGTIEAPRSEFATLGEVFRETYEHECMITEKINKLAHAAFVSQDYSTFNFLQWYVAEQHEEEKLFKGILDKLELVGENGQALFFIDKDLATMAKEGSTSIMDVAAE; encoded by the coding sequence ATGCTGGCACAAGAAATGGTAGATAAACTAAATGAGCAAATTAACCTAGAATTTTTCTCATCCAATCTATACTTACAAATGAGTGCTTGGTGCGAAGACAAAGGTTTCGAGGGCGCGGCTGAGTTCATGCGCAAACATGCCACCGAAGAAATGGAGCACATGCAGCGACTTTTCACTTACGTTAGCGAGACAGGGTCAATGCCTATTTTAGGTACGATAGAAGCTCCGCGCTCTGAGTTCGCTACTTTAGGTGAAGTGTTCCGCGAGACATATGAGCACGAGTGTATGATTACGGAAAAAATCAACAAACTCGCGCATGCTGCCTTTGTTAGTCAAGATTACTCAACGTTCAATTTCTTGCAGTGGTATGTGGCAGAACAACACGAAGAAGAGAAATTGTTTAAAGGGATTTTAGACAAGCTAGAACTAGTAGGTGAGAACGGCCAAGCTCTGTTCTTCATCGACAAAGACCTAGCGACCATGGCGAAAGAAGGTTCAACCTCAATAATGGATGTAGCCGCAGAGTAG
- the uspB gene encoding universal stress protein UspB, giving the protein MISGDLIIFALLTVTTVNFVRYISTLRTLIFVMREAHPLLYQQVDGRGFFTTQGNVVKQFRLFHYLRGREYKEHHDPVFVEKCDKVRELFILSCALLFVTLIAAFSV; this is encoded by the coding sequence ATGATCAGTGGGGATTTGATTATTTTTGCGCTTTTGACTGTAACAACAGTCAATTTTGTCCGTTATATCAGCACGTTGCGAACGCTCATATTCGTAATGCGAGAAGCTCACCCTTTACTATATCAACAGGTAGACGGGCGCGGTTTCTTTACTACTCAAGGAAACGTGGTCAAACAGTTCCGACTCTTCCACTATCTTCGCGGTCGCGAATACAAAGAACATCATGACCCTGTATTCGTTGAGAAATGCGATAAGGTCCGAGAGCTCTTCATACTGAGTTGTGCCTTACTGTTCGTAACCCTGATTGCTGCATTTAGCGTCTAG